A section of the Rhodothermus profundi genome encodes:
- a CDS encoding RuBisCO large subunit C-terminal-like domain-containing protein, with the protein MDNRLKVVYRLAVAQEEQGAFARALLLEQTVETPEEVAMRVPVVQERLMGEIVALEPLEEGGARLVLHLPVETAMVDPAQFINVLFGNASLHEQVVLEDFELPPVLMERFSGPRFGIEGVRRQLNVYDRPLTASALKPVGLSVDELATLCQSLAEGGIDLIKDDHYLADHPFASFAQRVQRCQEVVQEVSARTGRRVVYAPSLSGTPSEVLRQAEIAQQYGVGAVLVAPMLLGLPFFYELVTRHLEVPVLAHPSFAGAQRMRPETLLGKLFRLFGADMIIFPSFGGRFSYSRATCRALADRARQAWGPYRSALPVPAGGMQVERARELVEFFGRDVMLLIGGSLLRAQPGPELTARARALVDSVIEATTLS; encoded by the coding sequence ATGGATAACCGACTGAAGGTGGTTTACCGGTTGGCGGTCGCCCAAGAGGAGCAGGGAGCTTTTGCGCGGGCACTGCTGCTAGAGCAGACGGTAGAGACGCCTGAAGAAGTTGCGATGCGGGTACCGGTCGTGCAGGAGCGCCTGATGGGCGAAATCGTAGCGCTAGAACCATTGGAAGAAGGCGGCGCGCGCCTGGTACTGCACCTGCCCGTGGAGACCGCTATGGTTGACCCGGCTCAGTTTATCAATGTGCTGTTTGGCAACGCCTCTCTGCATGAACAGGTCGTTTTAGAGGATTTTGAGCTGCCGCCGGTGTTGATGGAGCGTTTTTCAGGGCCGCGCTTTGGCATCGAGGGCGTGCGGCGCCAACTGAACGTATATGACCGGCCGCTGACGGCCTCGGCGCTGAAGCCGGTAGGCCTTTCCGTTGATGAACTGGCTACTCTGTGCCAGAGCCTGGCCGAAGGAGGCATCGACCTTATCAAAGACGATCACTACCTGGCTGATCATCCGTTTGCCTCGTTCGCGCAGCGCGTGCAGCGTTGCCAGGAAGTGGTGCAGGAAGTGTCGGCGCGGACCGGCCGGCGCGTTGTGTACGCTCCCAGTCTGTCGGGCACCCCTTCGGAAGTGTTGCGGCAGGCGGAAATTGCCCAGCAGTATGGCGTTGGAGCGGTGCTGGTTGCTCCTATGCTTCTGGGATTGCCGTTTTTTTATGAGCTGGTCACGCGTCATCTGGAGGTTCCTGTGCTGGCCCATCCCAGTTTTGCTGGAGCCCAACGCATGCGTCCGGAAACGCTGCTGGGCAAGCTGTTTCGCTTGTTTGGAGCCGATATGATTATCTTTCCAAGCTTTGGAGGACGATTTAGCTATAGCCGGGCCACGTGTCGAGCGCTGGCCGACCGGGCGCGCCAGGCCTGGGGACCGTACCGCTCAGCGCTACCCGTGCCAGCGGGGGGAATGCAGGTGGAGCGTGCCCGTGAGCTGGTCGAATTTTTTGGACGCGATGTCATGTTGCTCATAGGAGGCAGCTTACTGCGCGCGCAACCTGGACCCGAACTGACAGCCCGAGCGCGGGCTCTGGTCGATAGCGTTATCGAAGCAACGACGCTTTCGTAG
- a CDS encoding TlpA disulfide reductase family protein gives MPLPRRWTGWLPPAVLISSLLVVGAGCQSKSADQAAADLQQPVLLPGVREIQPPRPAPDFEAPRLDGSAFRLSDYRGSVIVLNFWATWCPPCRTEIPDLVALQQELGDQGLLVVGISLDEGGAEVVAPFARDFKINYPIVLDNGTIAEAYGGIFALPTTVIIDREGRMRYEVLGIFPTQAMRPRLEALLNESAS, from the coding sequence ATGCCCTTGCCCAGACGCTGGACCGGTTGGTTACCGCCAGCCGTACTGATCAGTAGCCTGCTTGTTGTAGGAGCTGGTTGTCAATCGAAATCCGCCGACCAGGCGGCTGCCGATTTGCAACAACCGGTGCTTTTGCCTGGCGTTCGAGAAATTCAGCCGCCCCGACCTGCTCCTGACTTCGAGGCGCCCCGTCTGGATGGCTCCGCCTTTCGCCTGAGCGATTACCGAGGGTCGGTCATTGTGCTAAACTTCTGGGCTACCTGGTGTCCTCCCTGCCGCACGGAAATCCCTGATCTCGTTGCATTGCAGCAAGAACTGGGGGACCAGGGATTGTTGGTCGTGGGTATCTCGTTGGACGAAGGGGGCGCTGAAGTCGTTGCCCCCTTTGCCCGGGATTTTAAGATCAACTATCCCATTGTACTGGATAACGGCACCATAGCCGAAGCATACGGCGGCATTTTCGCCCTACCCACTACGGTGATTATCGATCGAGAAGGCCGCATGCGCTACGAGGTGCTGGGCATCTTTCCCACGCAGGCGATGCGTCCTCGTCTGGAAGCCTTGCTTAACGAATCGGCTTCCTGA
- a CDS encoding M24 family metallopeptidase: MSHPPYTKRLHRLQHLLQDSSLDAVVLNASPTLTYLTGLAVHLSERPVIGIFPASGKPALVLPELEAGKLATLPTVCEAFPYREHPDTWPRAVAQALRCCGLTQAQVGIEPQWFRVLELQLLETAAPELRVASAETLVMRLRSQKDDAEIAATRNALEVAWQALEATLPAIRPGVTEREIASELTLQLLRAGSDPDLPFAPIVAFGPESANPHAIPGNRPLTPPALILIDWGARVEGYCADLTRMFAYGTLDDELLRIVQLVLEANEAARARVGPGVPAGEVDQAARQVIEQAGYGAYFIHRTGHGLGLEIHEPPYIRNDNREPLAPGMLFTIEPGIYLPGRGGARIEDNVLVTPTGAETLSNYPRTLRQLG; encoded by the coding sequence ATGTCGCATCCTCCCTATACAAAACGACTGCACCGCCTGCAGCATCTGCTGCAGGATTCTTCGCTGGACGCAGTGGTGTTGAATGCCAGCCCAACGCTGACCTACCTGACCGGTCTTGCCGTTCATTTATCGGAGCGACCCGTTATAGGCATCTTTCCGGCCTCGGGGAAGCCAGCCCTGGTATTGCCTGAGCTGGAAGCGGGCAAGCTAGCTACGCTTCCGACTGTCTGCGAGGCATTTCCCTACCGAGAGCACCCGGACACATGGCCCCGGGCTGTTGCACAAGCGCTTCGCTGCTGCGGCCTTACGCAGGCACAGGTTGGCATTGAGCCGCAATGGTTTCGGGTGCTGGAGCTTCAATTACTGGAAACAGCGGCTCCCGAGCTGCGCGTTGCCTCGGCCGAAACGCTGGTCATGCGGCTGCGCAGTCAGAAAGACGACGCCGAAATAGCCGCCACGCGTAACGCACTAGAGGTAGCCTGGCAGGCGCTTGAAGCCACGCTTCCTGCGATTCGCCCGGGCGTTACCGAACGTGAGATAGCATCTGAGCTAACGCTACAGCTCTTGCGGGCCGGTAGTGATCCAGACCTTCCGTTCGCCCCTATTGTTGCCTTTGGTCCGGAAAGCGCCAATCCGCATGCCATTCCCGGCAATCGGCCGCTGACTCCCCCTGCCCTCATCCTGATCGACTGGGGCGCTCGGGTTGAGGGCTACTGTGCCGATCTGACGCGTATGTTTGCCTACGGAACACTGGACGATGAACTGCTGCGCATCGTGCAGCTTGTGCTCGAAGCCAACGAAGCTGCGCGCGCCCGCGTTGGCCCCGGGGTGCCGGCCGGTGAAGTGGACCAGGCCGCACGGCAGGTGATTGAGCAGGCTGGATACGGGGCTTATTTCATCCATCGCACCGGCCATGGTCTGGGGCTGGAAATTCACGAGCCACCGTATATACGGAACGACAACCGTGAACCGCTGGCCCCCGGGATGCTCTTTACCATTGAACCTGGCATTTACCTGCCAGGGCGAGGAGGAGCCCGCATTGAAGACAACGTGCTGGTTACCCCGACCGGTGCCGAAACGCTGAGTAACTATCCACGCACGCTGCGCCAGTTGGGTTAG
- a CDS encoding M3 family oligoendopeptidase, producing MQTGAEHVRWDLTDLYPDEAALKQDLEQALAEADAFARTYHGRIGTLEADELARALRRYEAILDRLGRAYTYAYLHWSTNTEDPARGMLLQHVRERYTQASQQLLFLELEWAAIEPARARQLMETDALRPYRHYLELQQQMRPHLLSEPEEKILTEKRITGRDAWTRFFDELLSSLRFELNGQLLTEQEVLAKLYDPDRDVRRQAALAFTEGLKPRMRELTYIFNTVLADKASDDRLRGYRTWIESRNLANEVSSEMVEALIRSVTERYDLVARFYKLKRRLLGLDELYDYDRYAPLKEAGTRYRWEEARQMVEEAYRAFHPRLGEIVAQFFERRWIDAAMTPGKRSGAFSHGAVPSAHPYILLNYTGTIRDVQTLAHELGHGVHQYLSRRQGILQADTPLTTAEMASVFGEMLVFERLMAAEADPSNRLAMLMGKIDDTMATVFRQVAMNRFEDRMHNARRQQGELPMEAFCDFWMETQQAMFQGSVRLGDHYRYWWSYIPHFIHTPGYVYAYAFGELLVLALFARYRQEGAEFAERYLHLLEAGGSDWPHVLVGRLGVDLTDPEFWHEGLAAIEALIQQAEALAAQVQRVGQPTPAQSG from the coding sequence ATGCAGACCGGAGCTGAGCATGTACGCTGGGATCTAACCGATCTGTATCCTGACGAGGCTGCGTTGAAGCAAGATCTGGAGCAGGCTCTCGCCGAAGCAGATGCATTTGCCAGGACCTATCATGGCCGGATTGGAACGTTGGAGGCAGATGAACTGGCGCGGGCGCTTCGTCGGTATGAGGCGATTTTAGATCGTCTGGGCCGGGCCTATACCTATGCTTATTTGCACTGGAGCACCAATACGGAAGATCCTGCGCGTGGCATGTTGCTGCAGCACGTGCGTGAGCGCTACACGCAGGCTTCGCAGCAGCTACTTTTTCTGGAGCTGGAGTGGGCCGCTATTGAGCCTGCGCGCGCCCGGCAACTTATGGAAACCGATGCATTGCGGCCCTACCGGCACTATCTGGAGCTGCAGCAGCAGATGCGTCCGCATCTGCTCAGCGAGCCGGAAGAGAAAATCCTGACCGAAAAGCGCATTACCGGGCGAGATGCCTGGACGCGCTTCTTTGACGAGCTGCTGAGCAGTCTGCGTTTTGAATTAAACGGCCAGTTGCTGACCGAGCAAGAAGTACTGGCCAAACTGTATGATCCAGACCGTGACGTGCGACGGCAGGCAGCTCTGGCTTTCACGGAGGGGTTAAAGCCACGCATGCGGGAGCTGACCTACATTTTCAACACAGTGCTGGCCGACAAGGCTTCCGATGACCGGTTGCGTGGGTACCGGACCTGGATTGAGAGCCGCAATCTGGCCAATGAGGTCAGCAGCGAGATGGTCGAGGCGCTTATCCGGTCGGTTACGGAGCGCTACGACCTGGTAGCGCGCTTCTATAAGCTTAAGCGGCGGTTGCTGGGGTTGGACGAACTGTACGACTACGACCGGTATGCGCCGCTCAAAGAGGCCGGTACGCGTTATCGTTGGGAAGAAGCGCGGCAGATGGTTGAAGAGGCCTATCGGGCGTTTCATCCGCGCCTGGGTGAAATTGTCGCGCAGTTCTTTGAACGGCGCTGGATTGATGCGGCCATGACGCCGGGCAAGCGAAGCGGAGCGTTCAGCCATGGCGCCGTGCCCAGCGCGCATCCTTACATTCTGCTCAACTACACCGGTACAATTCGCGACGTACAAACACTGGCACATGAACTGGGCCATGGGGTGCACCAGTACCTGTCGCGCCGGCAGGGTATTCTGCAGGCCGACACCCCCCTTACGACGGCCGAGATGGCTTCGGTCTTTGGAGAAATGCTGGTTTTTGAGCGTCTGATGGCGGCCGAAGCTGATCCGTCCAATCGGCTAGCTATGCTCATGGGCAAAATCGATGATACCATGGCCACGGTTTTCAGACAGGTGGCCATGAACCGCTTTGAAGATCGCATGCACAACGCGCGGCGTCAGCAGGGAGAGCTTCCCATGGAGGCTTTCTGCGATTTCTGGATGGAGACGCAGCAGGCTATGTTTCAGGGAAGCGTGAGGCTGGGAGACCACTACCGGTACTGGTGGAGCTATATTCCTCACTTCATTCACACGCCCGGCTACGTCTACGCCTATGCATTTGGTGAATTGCTGGTGCTGGCGCTTTTTGCCCGTTACCGGCAGGAAGGAGCCGAGTTTGCCGAGCGCTATCTACACCTGCTGGAAGCCGGCGGGTCCGATTGGCCGCATGTGCTGGTTGGCCGGCTCGGTGTTGATCTGACGGACCCAGAATTCTGGCATGAAGGTCTGGCGGCGATTGAAGCCCTGATCCAGCAGGCTGAAGCACTGGCCGCACAGGTGCAACGGGTTGGACAGCCAACGCCTGCCCAGTCCGGATAG
- the hemA gene encoding glutamyl-tRNA reductase yields MRGFHAFGLNHETASVRVREAFALDQEAKRRLYATWRAAREGELMLVSTCNRTEAYLYGTDEEVRAVRALLSQHAGRPWPDKESFHFQDEAALRHVLEVTCGLRSQVLGDAQIFSQIKEDYRLAVEAGSVGTAMHRLLHSAFRAAKRVASETTLHQGTTSVAGVAIQAACQHFARRGQPGLEGVRVLVAGAGEMARLALEALRGLAPATLMLTNRTRSRVAELAQPGELVVPWAQRAQAVAQCDLVIVATSAPEPVLTADMMPPRCGEHPLLLIDLSIPRNVDPAIDRLPGYQVLDLDAIKARQAAVEARRRQAAQQARQICEELLHEFVTWYFHQQALQPVIQTIRDTFEAIRQQEIERHHRRFSEIDREELDRLTRSIMQKLLAIPIVRLKSIDPDSIDFVRGIQLLAQLFSRPSCEEARAAQLPEPSVLLERARAQEPCPFVTLPVTRTERSEANHG; encoded by the coding sequence ATGCGGGGCTTCCACGCGTTCGGGCTGAACCATGAGACGGCGTCGGTGCGTGTCCGGGAAGCGTTTGCCCTGGACCAGGAGGCGAAACGGCGGCTCTATGCTACCTGGCGGGCAGCGCGTGAGGGTGAGCTGATGTTGGTCTCCACCTGCAATCGAACGGAGGCCTATCTCTACGGCACGGACGAAGAGGTGAGGGCGGTGCGTGCCCTTCTCAGTCAGCATGCAGGGCGTCCCTGGCCGGATAAAGAAAGCTTCCATTTTCAAGATGAGGCTGCGCTGCGGCATGTACTGGAAGTAACCTGTGGATTGCGTTCCCAGGTGTTAGGGGATGCCCAGATCTTTAGCCAGATCAAGGAGGATTATCGCCTGGCTGTAGAGGCCGGCAGCGTCGGCACAGCCATGCATCGGTTGCTTCATAGCGCTTTCCGGGCGGCCAAGCGCGTGGCATCGGAAACCACCTTGCACCAGGGAACCACATCGGTTGCGGGGGTAGCGATACAGGCCGCCTGCCAGCACTTTGCCCGTCGTGGGCAGCCGGGTCTGGAAGGCGTGCGCGTGCTGGTAGCAGGGGCAGGGGAAATGGCCCGCCTGGCGCTGGAGGCGCTGCGAGGACTGGCGCCTGCGACGCTGATGCTGACCAATCGCACCCGAAGCCGCGTAGCGGAATTGGCGCAACCGGGTGAGCTGGTTGTGCCCTGGGCGCAGCGGGCGCAGGCGGTGGCGCAATGCGATCTGGTAATTGTGGCAACCAGTGCGCCAGAGCCGGTCCTGACAGCCGATATGATGCCCCCTCGTTGTGGAGAGCATCCGCTGCTCTTGATTGATCTTTCCATTCCTCGAAATGTCGATCCTGCGATCGATCGACTGCCCGGTTATCAGGTGCTGGATCTGGATGCCATTAAAGCACGGCAGGCGGCTGTTGAGGCGCGTCGCCGGCAAGCGGCACAGCAAGCCCGTCAGATCTGCGAAGAGCTTTTGCATGAATTTGTAACCTGGTATTTCCACCAGCAAGCCCTGCAGCCGGTTATTCAGACCATTCGCGATACGTTCGAAGCCATTCGCCAACAGGAGATTGAACGGCATCACCGGCGCTTTTCAGAAATTGACCGAGAAGAGCTGGATCGGCTGACCCGCTCTATTATGCAGAAGTTGCTGGCCATTCCCATTGTGCGCCTCAAAAGCATTGACCCCGATAGCATTGATTTTGTGCGGGGTATTCAACTGCTGGCGCAGCTCTTCAGTCGGCCCAGTTGCGAGGAAGCGCGCGCCGCGCAGCTACCTGAACCCTCGGTGTTGCTGGAACGCGCTCGGGCACAGGAACCCTGCCCTTTTGTTACGTTGCCCGTCACGCGCACGGAACGCTCGGAAGCAAACCATGGCTAG
- the hemC gene encoding hydroxymethylbilane synthase, translating into MARPTLTLGTRGSVLARRQAALIRSFLEAQGVAVQVEIIRTTGDRFQEVPLAKIGAKGLFTKELDQALLEGRIDLAVHSLKDLPTEMPEGLVIAAIPERASPWDAFVAHPAFSGRVEDLPRGAVIATSSIRRQAQLRAWRPDLQVVPVRGNVDTRLRKLEAEKWHGLILAEAGLQRLGLQERIRQRLAADILMPAVGQGALGVVCAADNQQVRALLEALHHAPTAAAVRAERAFLHALQGGCQVPVAALGTVAPDGTLVLRGRVVSLDGRRQVEGVQRGSMKTPEAVGEALARRLLAQGAQLILEETREASEGYAPQRPR; encoded by the coding sequence ATGGCTAGACCAACGTTGACGCTTGGGACGCGCGGAAGCGTTCTGGCACGCCGGCAGGCTGCGTTGATTCGTTCTTTTCTGGAAGCGCAGGGCGTAGCGGTGCAGGTGGAAATCATTCGCACCACAGGAGATCGCTTCCAGGAGGTCCCTCTGGCAAAGATCGGAGCGAAAGGGTTGTTTACAAAGGAGCTGGACCAGGCCTTGCTGGAAGGGCGCATAGACCTTGCTGTGCACTCGCTGAAGGACCTGCCTACCGAAATGCCCGAGGGACTGGTGATCGCAGCGATTCCGGAGCGAGCGTCGCCCTGGGATGCGTTTGTCGCACATCCTGCTTTCTCAGGACGCGTGGAAGATCTTCCCCGGGGGGCTGTGATCGCTACTTCCTCAATACGACGCCAGGCGCAATTGCGGGCCTGGCGCCCAGATCTGCAGGTTGTGCCGGTGCGTGGTAACGTGGATACCCGGTTGCGCAAACTGGAAGCCGAGAAGTGGCACGGGCTTATTCTCGCCGAAGCCGGCCTGCAACGCTTAGGGCTACAGGAACGCATTCGGCAGCGTCTTGCCGCCGATATTCTAATGCCGGCGGTAGGACAGGGAGCCCTCGGCGTGGTCTGCGCGGCCGACAACCAGCAGGTGCGGGCGCTGCTTGAGGCGTTGCATCACGCGCCTACGGCGGCAGCCGTGCGGGCCGAACGGGCATTTCTGCACGCGCTGCAGGGGGGCTGCCAGGTGCCGGTGGCAGCGCTGGGCACGGTGGCGCCTGACGGAACGCTGGTGTTGCGCGGCCGCGTTGTTTCGCTGGACGGGCGTCGGCAGGTGGAGGGCGTGCAACGCGGATCCATGAAGACGCCCGAGGCGGTTGGGGAAGCCCTGGCAAGAAGGTTGCTGGCGCAGGGAGCGCAGCTCATTCTGGAGGAAACACGGGAGGCGTCTGAAGGATACGCCCCCCAGCGACCGAGGTGA
- a CDS encoding uroporphyrinogen-III synthase, giving the protein MAGEVVYLFRAEAASSDPFATRLQAAGYHPLVLPVLSVVWRNTAHLQAALAHPEVYGGLIFTSPRAVEAVRRLGTPPAAWRWRRVYVVGPRTAAAARAMGWTPQGEEAGSGLALARLILQEPWPSRPLLFLCGERRRSELPEQLRTAGFPLEELVVYETRPATPVLPAGASAPDWVVFFSPSGWEAARSLPIKWKQVRVAAIGPTTAAALQEKGVAVMAVARTPTPEGLLAAIQEATSLS; this is encoded by the coding sequence ATGGCCGGGGAAGTAGTGTACCTGTTCCGAGCAGAAGCAGCTTCCTCGGATCCATTTGCGACGCGGCTTCAAGCAGCGGGCTACCACCCCCTGGTGCTGCCGGTTCTGTCAGTAGTCTGGCGCAACACGGCTCACCTCCAGGCAGCGCTTGCGCACCCGGAAGTATATGGCGGGTTGATTTTTACCAGTCCTCGGGCCGTGGAGGCCGTTCGGCGCCTGGGAACGCCTCCGGCAGCATGGCGCTGGCGACGCGTGTACGTGGTCGGACCGCGTACGGCAGCCGCTGCCCGCGCAATGGGATGGACGCCTCAGGGAGAAGAAGCAGGCTCGGGGCTGGCCCTAGCCCGATTGATTCTGCAGGAGCCCTGGCCGTCGCGGCCCCTGCTGTTTCTGTGCGGCGAGCGACGACGCAGCGAGCTACCGGAGCAGCTTCGCACCGCCGGTTTTCCTCTGGAAGAGCTGGTCGTCTACGAGACGCGGCCTGCGACGCCGGTCTTACCGGCTGGTGCATCGGCACCTGACTGGGTCGTATTTTTTAGCCCCTCTGGATGGGAAGCAGCTCGTAGTCTTCCCATTAAGTGGAAACAGGTGCGTGTGGCGGCCATTGGACCCACCACCGCTGCTGCATTGCAGGAGAAGGGAGTGGCGGTAATGGCGGTAGCCCGAACACCTACCCCGGAAGGGTTGTTGGCAGCAATACAGGAAGCAACCAGCCTATCGTAA
- the ytxJ gene encoding bacillithiol system redox-active protein YtxJ, translated as MRPQVPDILLTPITDEAALETVLAHSFQKPIVLFKHSRRCGISYQAREEVLQLAAARSVPVYEVVVQTARSVSDAITRRLGIRHETPQAFVIYRGQVVFHASHYAITTHALAQTLDRLVTASRTDQ; from the coding sequence ATGCGTCCGCAAGTACCCGACATTTTGCTTACTCCGATTACCGACGAGGCAGCGCTGGAAACAGTGCTGGCCCACTCTTTTCAAAAGCCGATTGTGTTGTTTAAGCACAGCCGACGCTGTGGCATCAGCTATCAGGCTCGTGAAGAAGTGCTGCAATTGGCTGCCGCCCGTTCTGTACCCGTTTATGAAGTAGTGGTGCAGACGGCGCGGTCCGTTTCCGACGCCATCACACGCCGCCTGGGCATCCGCCACGAGACGCCTCAGGCTTTCGTAATTTACCGAGGACAGGTAGTTTTTCATGCTTCCCACTATGCCATTACGACCCATGCCCTTGCCCAGACGCTGGACCGGTTGGTTACCGCCAGCCGTACTGATCAGTAG